Below is a genomic region from Jiangella gansuensis DSM 44835.
ACGTCCTGGCCGGGCTCGGCCTTGATGGCTGCGATCTCGGTCGTGAGGTCGCCCCGCGCGACCTTGGTCTCGGGCCAGGTGGCCTCTGCGTCGCTGAGCGTCTTCGAGAACACGACCTTGGGGATGTCGTTCATCGGCGCCGCGTACGGGTCGTCGGACTGCGGCCAGTACGACGACATCTCCTGGTACGTGACGCGACCCATGAGGTGGGCGCCGGTCTCGCTGACCCGGTCCAGCTTCCACTGCTTCAGCTCAGGGCCTTCGGGAACCGCGATCCCTGGGTGCTCACGGTCGCTGCCGACGAACCCGTCCAGCGACATCGACATGTACAAGATGACGTCTCGCATGACTACCTCTCGTTGTTCGTGCTGGATTCGTCGGGCCTTTGAGTCTCGATCGTGTCGGCCATGCGACGACGCTCGCAGCTGGCCCCGCAGGTATTAATGCCGATTTCGGCCAAATCTCGTGGCGTGACTCCTCGACGACGCCGGCGGTCCGGCCGCGGCGCTGGTGCGTCGAGCCTGAACTGCAGGTGGGTCCAGCTTCCTGCTCGACCAGTTGACGGGCGTGGTCGATGTGCTCGGCCGCGCCGCGGCGGTGCAGGTGGATTAGGCCGGGACGTGGTCGCGGGCCCGGCTGCCGAGCAGTTCGTACAGCGGCACGCCCAGGACCTTGCCGCGCAGGTACCACAGCGCCAGATCGATCGCGGCGGCGGCCGGCGGCGCCTCCCTCGCTCGGGTCACGCGCTGGTTACGACCACCCCTGCTGTGGCTGTTCAAGTCCGCCGTGTCGACCAGCCAGGACGTCATCCGCGAGCCGTTCGGGCTGTGGTCCAGCGGCATCCAGTGGCACAACCTCAGCGACGCCTGGAATCTTGTCCACATCGGCCGGGCGCTGCTGAACACGGTGTGGATCGCCCTCGGCTCGTGGTTCTTCGGCCTGCTCGTCGCGTTGACCGGCGGCTACGCGCTGTCGGTGCTGCGTCCGAGGTACGGCCCGATCGTCACCGGCGCCGTGCTGGCCACCCTGTTCGTGCCCGGTGTCGTGTCTCTGGTCGCGTCGTACCTCATCATCCTCGACGTGCCGATCGTCGAGCGGAACCTCATCAACACGTTCTGGGCCGTCTGGCTGCCCGCCGCGCCGAGCGCGTTCAACGTGCTGCTGATGAAGCGCGTGTTCGACCGGCTGCCTCGCGACCTGTTCGAGGCGGCGAAGGTCGACGGTGCCGGTCCGTTCCGCATCTTCTGGAGCATCGTGCTACCGATGTCGAAGCCGATCATCGGTGTCATCTCGTTGCTGACGATCATGGCGGCATGGAAGGAGTTCCTCTGGCCGATGCTGGTCCTGCCCGACACCGAACTACAGCCGTTGTCGGTCGTGCTGCCACGGCTGGAACAGACCTCGGAGATGAGTCTGCTCATGGCCAGCCTGTTCATCTCGGTCATCATCCCGGTGCTGCTCTTCCTGGTCTTCCAGCGTCAGTTCCTCCGTGGCGCCGGCCAGGCGGGAGCGCTGAAGGGTTGACCGTTCCCGCACCGAGCTCCGTGGAGCACGTTCTGGTCACCGGCGCGGCCGGCATGATCGGCCGCGCCACCACCAACCATCTGCGCTCGCTCGGCCATGCCGTCACGGCGCTGGTGCTGGACGACCCCGGAGATCTCAAGGTCGACAGGGTCGTCGTCGGCAACGCCGGCGACCGGGCTGCCGTCGAGGAAGCGCTCGACGGTGTCGAGGCGGTGATCCACCTCGCCGCGATCCCGGCTCCCGTGCTCGGCACCGCGAACGAGGTGTTCGCCGGCAACACGGCGGCCACGTTCACGGTGTTGGACGCCGCCGGCCAGCGGGGAATTCGGCGGGCGGCGATCGCCAGCAGCATCAACGCGCTGGGGTACGGCTGGTCGCCACTGCGGCGGCCATGTCCAGAGTACCTGCCGCTCGATGAGGACCTGCCGACCCAGGCCGCCGATCCCTACTCTCTGTCGAAGGTGGCCGACGAGGCCACGGCAGCGGCGATGCATCGTCGGTACGGCATGACGGTGGTAGCCCTGCGCCTGCCGTTCGTCGGGTCCCTGAGCACCGACGACGGAGGTGATGGCCGGCTGCCCGCACACGCCGCGGCGGTGACGGCGAACGCCGAGGTCGGCGCCCGTGACCTGTGGCTGTACCTGGAGACTCGCGACGCGGCCCGCGCGATGGAACATGCCCTACGGGTGTCCGAAGCCGGTGCCCACGTCGCGTTCGTCGCCGCACCGCGGTCCATCGCGCCCTACAGCACCGAGGACCTGCTCGACCTGTACTACCCCGATGTGCCGCGTCGCCGCCCGATGCCGGGGCGGACGGCTCCGGTCGACCTGACGCAGGCCGAGCGGATCCTCGACTTCACCGCCATCCATCTCCTTCCCGATTCCGACGAGGTCCGCACCCTGCCCGCCGGCCTCCGAACCGAAGAGGACGTCATGACCGTCACCAGAACGACACCCGACTCCCGGACCGCCGAGACCACCCAGGTCCTTGCCGCCGATGCGCCGGCATTCGAGAACGTGAAGCCGCCGTGGGAGCCGCGCGACGGTCTTCGGATCACCGGGGTGCGGGCCATCGCCACCGCGCCCGGCGGCACGCCGCTGGTGATCGTGCGGGTCGACACGAACGAGCCGGGTCTGTATGGGCTGGGTTGTGCGACGTTCACCCAGCGCTGGCACTCCGTGGTGGCCTACGTCGAGCAGCACTTGGAGCGGCTGGTCGTCGGGCGGCACCCGGCAGACATCGAGGACATCATCCGTGCGGTGCACTACGGGAGCTAATGGCGGGCAGGGCCGGTGGGCAACAACGCGCTGTCGGGGCTGGATATGGCGCTGTGGGACATCGCGGGCAAGCGGGCCGGGATGCCGGTGTACGAGCTGCTGGGTGGGCGGGTCCGCGCGGCGGCGGCCACTTACATTCACGCCGGTCGGGCGACGGTCGGGGAGACGTTCGACGATGCGCGCCGGTTCATCGAGGCCGGCTGGACGCATGTGCGGTTGCAGGTGGGGCAGCCCGGTCTCGGCACCTACGGTGCGCCCGGGGCGCGCGGCGGGTACCCGGACGCGCCGAACCCGGACGGGTGGAGCGTGCAGCGTTACCTGCGCACCACGCCGGAGTTGTTCGCGGCGGCTCGTGCGGAGCTGGGCGAGGAGGTGGAGTTGCTGCACGACGTGCACTCGCGGCTGACGCCGAAGCAGGCGGTGTTGCTGGCGCGGTCGCTGGAGCCGTACCGGTTGTTCTTCCTGGAGGACGTGGTGGCGCCGGAGTATTTCGACCGGTTGCCGGAGGCGCGGGCGGCGTCTCCGGTGCCGTTGGCGGTGGGGGAGTTGGCGACGTCGTTCACTGATGCGGTGCGGCTGGTCCGCGACGGTGGGGTGGACCTGATCCGTTGTCACATCTCCGCGATCGGTGGGCTGTCGCCGGCGCGGAAGCTGGCGGTGCTGGCCGAGCTGACCGGGGTGCGCACGGCGTGGCATTCGCCGGCGGACGTGTCTCCGATCGGTGCCGCGGCCAACGTGGCGCTCGACGTCACGTCGGCGGCGTTCGGGATCCAGGAGGGCCATGTGTATCCGGAGCCGGTGCACGAGGTGTTCCCGGGCACGTTGCGGATCGAGCGGGGCTGGCTGCGGCCGAACGAGGCACCGGGCTGGGGCATCGACCTGGACGAGAAGGCCGCCGCCCAACACCCACCGGGTCTGGCGCGCATGGACGAGTGGGTGCTGGGCGTCCGCGGCCCGGACGGCGGCTTCTTCGCGCCGTGAGCCCGGGATCACCCGCGGGCTGCGTCGCTGTGAGCCGGTCAGGCCGACTCGCGGCGGCGCAGCTGCGCCGAGAAGACGACCTCCTGCGGGTCGGGCGGGCCCTCGCCTGCGATGCGCTGGAGCACCAGTCGGCCGGCGGCGTGCCCGATCTGGTGCGACTGGTTGGCCATGGTGGTGAGCTTCGGGGTGATCAGCCTGGCCGCCTCGATGTCGTCGAACCCCATGACGGCGATGTCGTCGGGGATCCGCAGCCCCCGGGCATGGGCGGCGCCGATGGCGCCGATCGCGACGACGTCGTTGGTGGCGATCACGGCGTCGGGTGGTTCCGGCAGATCCAGCAGGGCGTTCATGCCCTGGGCGCCGCCGTCGCCGCTCACTGGCGCGCGCAGGAGCAGGTCGGGTTCTGCCGGGATGCCCGCCTCGTGAAGCGCGGCGCGATAGCCGTCGACGCGCACCGCGGGCGCGCCGCTGCCGGCCGGCGCGGTGATGAACCCGATGCGCCGATGGCCGCGGCCGATGAGGTAGCGCGTGGCCTCGGCGCCGCTCTCGTGGTCGGCGCCGTTGACGACGTCGTACCCCTCCTTCGGCCGGTGACTTCCGAGCAGGACGACAGGTATGCCGACCGACACGGCCGGCCGGATGTCTTCCTGATGCTGGTAGTACCCGGAGAAGACGATGCCGTCGACCCGTCTCTTCACGAGCTGCTCCACGGTCTTGCGCTCGAGATCCGGGTTCGCGTCGGTGTTGCAGACGATGCCGAAGTACGTATCCGCCTGGATGGCGTCCTGCAGGCCGCGGGCCACGGAGGTGTAGAAGGGGTTGGTGATGTCGGGGATCACCAACGCGATGGTGTTCGTCCGCTGGCTGCGCATGCTGCGGGCCAGATCGTTGGGCTGATAGCCCAGCTCGGCGATGGCGTCGAGCACCCGCTCCCGGGTGGCCGCCGAGACCGGCCGGCGCTGGCTGAGAGTGTGCGAGACGGTGGTGACACTCACGCCTGCCAAAGCCGCGACGTCGATGATGCTGGCGTGGCGACGGCGCTGCACGGTCATGTCGCCCACCTCGTCGGATGCCTCATCAAGACATCGTATCGATAAGCGCAGAAGGTTTTGCGCGCGGGAACTCGAGTGAATGGAGATCTCATGGCGGACGGCGAACTGGATCGGATGCTGATCGCGGCAGCGTGCGAGGCCGGCGACCGGTCCTACGACGCGGAGTGGGGCCTGCTCAGAGTCCGCGCGCACTTCAACCCGATCCACACCCGCATCGTGTCCGGCCACGGTCACCGGTATGTCGCCAGCCTGTCGTACGCCGTGGCCCTGTGCGAGGCCGGCCGGTTCGACCGGGCACAGCGAATCCTGTTGCGCTGCATCGAGGACCAGGACACCGACCCGGCGTCGCCAACCTACGGGCTCTGGGGCTACTACGCAGAGGAGCCGGTCGCCGACATGCAACCACCGGACCGGAACCAGGCCGACTTCAACGGCCGGGCCCTGGCCACGGTGCTGCTGCGCCATCAGCCGTCCCTGCCGGACACCGTCCGCCAGGCGGCGCTGACGTCCCTGGCCCATGCCGCCCGGTCGATCGTCCGGCGCAACGTCTCGATGGACTACACCAACATCGCGGCCAAGGGCACCTTCGTCACGCTGGCGGCCGGTCAGCTGCTGGACGATGCCGGGCTCACGGGCTACGGACGGGACCGGCTGCGGCGCTTCGCCGCGAACGTCGACCGCACCGGCAGCTTCGTCGAGTACAACAGCCCGACCTATTGGGCCATCACGAGCCAGGCGCTCACCGCGATCGCACAGTACGCCGACGAGGCGGAGACCAGGCGGGAGGCTGATCGCCTCGCCGCCCTGGCCTGGAGGCATCTGGCGGCACACTGGCATGCGCCGTCCGGGCAACAGGCCGGGCCGATGTCTCGAACCTACGGCGACGACCTGGCGCAGAACTCCGGACTGGCGATGTTCCTACGCAAGGCGCTGGGCGGGAGGGCGCCGTTCGGCTCGTTCGAGCCGGCCGACCCCGAGGTCGAGCTGGTGTGGCCCGCGGTGCTCGAGCCGCAGGTGCCCGAGGAGCTCGCGGCCGAATTCACCGAGCTGCCGGAACCGCAGCAGCGGCGGGTGCTCTTCGCCGTTGGCGACGCCGCCCACGGGGCGGGGGAGCAGCGCGGCGGCACGGCGCTGCGGGCGATCGTCGGCACGACCTGGCGCGAACCGACGCTGACCCTGGGGACGATCAACCAGTCCGACACCTGGTTGCAGCGGCGGAACCTGCTCGGGCGGTGGACCGAACCGGGCGACGCGCCGTGGCGGCAACCCGCGCGTTACGTCCGCCTCCGGGTCCTCAAGGACGGCGTCGACTTCGCGTCCGGCTCGTTCTCCTCCGTGCAGCACGGCAGTGCCGCGTTGTGGGTCGTCGGCTTCGCCTCGCCAGGCGGCGACCGCCACCTGCACCTGGATCTGATCGCCCAGGGCGAGGCGTTCGAGGCAACGTCGATCACGGTCTCGTTCGAGTTCGCGGGAGCCGCCGACGCAGTCATCCTGGTCGGCGACCAGCAGGCGGGTCCGGGTGACGGTTTCGGTATCGGCGACGTCGTACGCGTCGTCACTGCAGGCGTCGAACTGGCGATCCACCTGGCAGCCGGAGACTTCGGCGGAACTCGGCCGCACGGCGTGCTTCGCCGCGACGGCGACAAGGTGTTCGTCGACGTCGACCTGTTCCGGTCGCCGGAGCCTGCCGCGGTCGACCTGACCACCATCGGCAGCGCGTTCGTCGCTGGCACCTTCGCCATGACCCGTCCCGACGAACGGCAGGACCGCACTCGTCTGCCCACGGTCCGGACGCTGCCTGCCCAGATTGAACTCTCCGGATCTGGCATGTGGCTGCGGGCGCGCACGATGGTCGGCACCCGCGCGGACCATGCCGCCGCTTTCGCCTCCAGCGCGCCGGTTCCCTTCGTCGAGGACATGGTCGTCGGCGACCGGCAGGGGGCATGAGCGCGCGGTCCATCCGCCGGTCTCGTGGTCCGAGGTGGCCCCGAGCGCCCGTGGACCATGGGTCGTGGCCGGGCCGGCCCTCGAGGTGGTGCCGCGGGGGTTGTCACCTGATCGTCGATGTGCCGCCTGATCGGGTCCGCGGCGACGATCAGGTGACGACAGCACCCGCGGGCGGTGGGATCGGGCACCTGATCGTCTCCAGCATGTGGACACGAAACGATCAGACGACGTCGACACGGCAATTCGGCGCGAACGGTCACCTGATCATTCCTGCCGGGTCCGTCGCTGGCCGGCGATCCGGTCCTTGACGCTGACCCGATCGCGGTGTGCGTAGAGTTCTGCGCCATGGGCGACGAGCTGGCACGAGGTGGGGACGCGGCCGCGTCTCGGGCGCTGGAGCGGGTGTCCGACGCCGACCGCGAGCGGGCGGCGGAATTCGTCCAGACAGCGCTCGGCGACGGCCGGATCGGTCTCGACGAGATCGACGAACGGCTCGGCGCGGTCATGGCCGCACGAACCCGCGGCGACCTCGAAGCGGCGTTGGTCCACCTCCCAGGCGCCGACGCCGCCTTGGCGACGACCCAGCCGGTGGTGCCCGCGACGGGTCGCGCGAGCGAACCCACGACGATCAATGGGACACACGCGAGAATCCGGCGCACCGGCCGGTGGGAGGTGCCCGCCCACCTCGTCGTCACGATGGTCCACTCGTGGATGGTCCTCGACCTCATGGAGGCGGACCTGCCCGGGCCCGAGATCCGAGTGGACGTCGACCTCACGCACAGCCGTCTTCGCGTGATCGTTCCCGATGACATCCGGGTCGAGGACTCAGGTCTCGAGCAGCACGGGTCGACGGTGAGCGTCGAACCGGCTCGCGGCACCACGTCGCCTCGTGCGGTCGTCCGCCTGAGCGGCCGGCTGCACTGGAGCAAGGTCGCCGCCGAGCCGCC
It encodes:
- a CDS encoding DUF1707 SHOCT-like domain-containing protein codes for the protein MGDELARGGDAAASRALERVSDADRERAAEFVQTALGDGRIGLDEIDERLGAVMAARTRGDLEAALVHLPGADAALATTQPVVPATGRASEPTTINGTHARIRRTGRWEVPAHLVVTMVHSWMVLDLMEADLPGPEIRVDVDLTHSRLRVIVPDDIRVEDSGLEQHGSTVSVEPARGTTSPRAVVRLSGRLHWSKVAAEPPGWRRRRELRKAARRSS
- a CDS encoding dihydrofolate reductase family protein, with the protein product MRDVILYMSMSLDGFVGSDREHPGIAVPEGPELKQWKLDRVSETGAHLMGRVTYQEMSSYWPQSDDPYAAPMNDIPKVVFSKTLSDAEATWPETKVARGDLTTEIAAIKAEPGQDVIVWGGSRLAGALAAADLIDEYRLLVQPLVLGRGQALFDQLPQSRHLNLVETTPFPSGIVVHIYRPQHT
- a CDS encoding LacI family DNA-binding transcriptional regulator, producing MTVQRRRHASIIDVAALAGVSVTTVSHTLSQRRPVSAATRERVLDAIAELGYQPNDLARSMRSQRTNTIALVIPDITNPFYTSVARGLQDAIQADTYFGIVCNTDANPDLERKTVEQLVKRRVDGIVFSGYYQHQEDIRPAVSVGIPVVLLGSHRPKEGYDVVNGADHESGAEATRYLIGRGHRRIGFITAPAGSGAPAVRVDGYRAALHEAGIPAEPDLLLRAPVSGDGGAQGMNALLDLPEPPDAVIATNDVVAIGAIGAAHARGLRIPDDIAVMGFDDIEAARLITPKLTTMANQSHQIGHAAGRLVLQRIAGEGPPDPQEVVFSAQLRRRESA
- a CDS encoding carbohydrate ABC transporter permease; the protein is MSTSQDVIREPFGLWSSGIQWHNLSDAWNLVHIGRALLNTVWIALGSWFFGLLVALTGGYALSVLRPRYGPIVTGAVLATLFVPGVVSLVASYLIILDVPIVERNLINTFWAVWLPAAPSAFNVLLMKRVFDRLPRDLFEAAKVDGAGPFRIFWSIVLPMSKPIIGVISLLTIMAAWKEFLWPMLVLPDTELQPLSVVLPRLEQTSEMSLLMASLFISVIIPVLLFLVFQRQFLRGAGQAGALKG